In Triticum urartu cultivar G1812 unplaced genomic scaffold, Tu2.1 TuUngrouped_contig_4581, whole genome shotgun sequence, one genomic interval encodes:
- the LOC125528030 gene encoding probable cytokinin riboside 5'-monophosphate phosphoribohydrolase LOGL8: MCLTAPLCVRVCVCVQVERGIDLVYGGGSIGLMGLVSHAVHAGGRHVIGIIPRSLMPREVTGDPVGEVRAVSGMHERKAEMARFADAFIALPGGYGTLEELLEVITWAQLGIHKKPVGLLNVDGFYDPLLSFIDVAVNEGFITQEARQIIISAPTAKELVMKLEEYVPEYEVGLVWDDQNQMPSNSLVPEPLETPAITSS; encoded by the exons ATGTGCCTGACTGCTCCgttgtgtgtgcgtgtgtgtgtgtgtgtgcaggtGGAGAGGGGCATAGACCTGGTCTACGGGGGCGGCTCCATCGGCCTCATGGGCCTCGTCTCCCACGCCGTCCACGCCGGCGGCCGCCATGTCATCGG GATCATCCCAAGATCACTCATGCCCAGAGAG GTAACTGGGGATCCTGTAGGGGAAGTTAGAGCTGTTTCTGGCATGCACGAGAGGAAGGCCGAAATGGCTCGGTTTGCTGATGCTTTTATTGCCTTACCAG GCGGCTATGGAACCTTGGAGGAGTTGCTTGAAGTGATCACGTGGGCACAACTAGGAATACATAAGAAGCCG GTCGGTCTGCTGAACGTCGACGGATTCTACGACCCACTGCTGTCGTTCATCGACGTGGCCGTCAACGAAGGCTTCATCACCCAGGAGGCGAGGCAGATCATCATCTCGGCCCCAACAGCCAAGGAGCTAGTGATGAAGCTGGAG GAGTACGTCCCCGAGTATGAGGTCGGCCTGGTCTGGGATGACCAGAACCAGATGCCAAGCAACAGCCTGGTCCCGGAGCCGCTGGAGACACCCGCGATCACTTCATCCTAA